From Halapricum desulfuricans, a single genomic window includes:
- a CDS encoding DUF4397 domain-containing protein codes for MTDKLTTRRKLLVGIGASSTIALAGCTDGDGNGNGTTESDTDTETETDTETATDTPTPEPEQARLRVAHMSPDAPNVDVYVDGSAVLEGVAFGAVSGYLSVSAGDHDVEITPAGTPDTAVFSGTVTLDPDTDYTVAAIGEIGDDADQPFEPLVLADDNSELDEETARLQAVHTSPDAPAVDITANGGAVTLFDGVAYGQSGTVEVDAGTYTVEIRGDTEDNDGDIVASYELTLEGGTTYSAFAAGYLTPDDEPANTPFDLLVATADGRGPAPEPEPEGRLRVAHMSPNAPNVDVYVDGNAVLEDVAFGAVSGYLSVPAGDHDVTITAAGDPDTEVFTGTVSVEGDTDYTISASGELGDDGDRPFQPLVFDDDNSELDDETARLKVIHASPDAPAVDITANGGAVTLFDGVGYGQSGTVDIEAGTYTVEIRGDTEDNDGDIVASYELTLESGTVYTAFAAGYLTPDDEPANTPFDLLVATVDGRGPAPEPEGRLRVAHMSPNAPNVDVYVNGDAVLEDVAFGAVSSYLTVPAAEHEIEITAAGDPDTSVFSGPVTVAPDTDYTVAATGELGDDADQPFEPLVLEDDNSEVGSDQSRLRVVHVSPDAPAVDVTAAGGDVVLFDGVPYGGSGYVEVAANDYTVEIRGDTDTNDGEVVADFDVSLGGGTVYTAFAAGYLTPDDEPADEAFDLLVAQDSTQ; via the coding sequence ATGACAGACAAGCTAACGACGCGGCGCAAACTGCTGGTGGGGATCGGAGCGAGCTCGACCATCGCACTGGCCGGCTGTACTGACGGAGACGGGAATGGCAACGGGACGACCGAGTCGGACACCGATACGGAAACGGAGACCGACACGGAGACGGCGACCGACACGCCGACACCCGAACCGGAGCAGGCTCGGCTCAGAGTCGCGCATATGTCGCCCGACGCCCCGAACGTCGACGTTTACGTCGACGGTAGCGCGGTGTTGGAAGGCGTCGCGTTCGGTGCCGTGAGCGGGTATCTCTCCGTGTCGGCCGGCGACCACGACGTCGAGATCACGCCCGCGGGGACGCCCGACACGGCAGTCTTTTCGGGGACGGTCACGCTTGACCCCGACACCGACTACACGGTCGCAGCCATCGGTGAGATCGGCGACGACGCGGATCAGCCGTTCGAACCGCTCGTGCTGGCGGACGACAACAGCGAACTCGACGAGGAGACGGCCCGTCTGCAGGCCGTCCACACCTCGCCGGACGCACCAGCCGTAGACATCACGGCCAATGGGGGCGCAGTCACCCTCTTCGACGGCGTCGCGTACGGTCAGTCCGGGACCGTCGAGGTCGATGCGGGCACGTACACTGTCGAAATTCGCGGCGACACCGAGGACAATGACGGCGATATCGTCGCGAGCTACGAACTCACGCTAGAGGGCGGCACCACCTATTCGGCCTTCGCTGCCGGCTATCTGACGCCCGACGACGAACCCGCGAACACCCCATTCGACCTGCTCGTGGCGACTGCCGACGGGCGCGGCCCCGCACCGGAACCGGAACCCGAGGGACGGCTCCGGGTCGCACATATGTCGCCCAACGCTCCGAACGTCGATGTCTACGTCGACGGCAACGCGGTGCTGGAAGACGTCGCGTTCGGTGCGGTGAGTGGCTATCTGTCGGTCCCGGCGGGCGATCACGACGTGACGATCACGGCCGCTGGAGATCCGGACACCGAGGTCTTCACTGGAACGGTGTCCGTAGAAGGCGACACCGACTACACGATCTCGGCGAGCGGCGAACTCGGCGATGATGGAGACAGGCCCTTCCAGCCGCTCGTCTTCGACGACGACAACAGTGAACTGGACGACGAGACTGCCCGCCTCAAGGTCATCCACGCGTCGCCGGACGCACCAGCCGTCGACATCACAGCCAACGGGGGCGCGGTCACCCTCTTCGACGGCGTCGGGTACGGCCAGTCTGGGACCGTCGACATCGAGGCCGGGACGTATACAGTCGAGATCCGTGGGGACACCGAGGACAACGACGGCGACATCGTCGCGAGCTACGAACTCACGCTGGAGAGCGGGACCGTCTACACGGCCTTCGCCGCGGGCTACCTGACGCCCGACGACGAGCCCGCGAACACCCCGTTCGACCTGCTCGTGGCGACTGTCGACGGTCGCGGCCCGGCGCCGGAACCTGAGGGTCGTCTCCGCGTCGCTCACATGTCACCGAACGCGCCGAACGTCGACGTCTACGTGAACGGTGACGCCGTACTGGAGGACGTCGCCTTCGGTGCCGTGAGCAGTTACCTGACCGTGCCGGCCGCCGAACACGAGATCGAAATCACGGCCGCCGGCGATCCGGACACGTCCGTGTTCTCCGGTCCGGTGACGGTCGCCCCGGACACTGACTACACGGTCGCAGCAACCGGGGAACTTGGGGACGACGCGGATCAACCGTTCGAGCCGCTCGTACTCGAAGACGACAACAGCGAGGTCGGTTCCGATCAGTCGCGTCTCCGGGTCGTCCACGTGTCGCCGGACGCGCCCGCAGTCGACGTGACGGCGGCCGGCGGCGACGTCGTGCTCTTCGACGGCGTCCCGTACGGTGGCTCCGGCTACGTCGAAGTCGCGGCCAACGACTACACAGTCGAGATCCGCGGCGACACCGACACAAACGACGGCGAGGTCGTTGCCGACTTCGATGTCAGCCTCGGCGGCGGGACGGTCTATACGGCCTTCGCAGCGGGCTATTTGACCCCGGACGACGAGCCGGCCGACGAGGCGTTCGATCTACTTGTCGCGCAGGACAGCACTCAGTAG
- a CDS encoding ArsR/SmtB family transcription factor, which translates to MEAVLWQTLAGTRGGPNRARILRALDDRPRNANRLAEELDLAYNTVRHHLDVLEDNEIVTSTDESYGVVYLPSGRARQHWDTIEEIASQVE; encoded by the coding sequence ATGGAGGCGGTGCTATGGCAAACGTTAGCCGGGACGCGGGGCGGTCCCAACCGGGCGCGTATTCTGCGTGCGCTCGACGACCGGCCGCGCAACGCCAACCGCCTCGCGGAGGAGCTCGATCTCGCGTACAACACCGTCAGACATCACCTCGATGTGCTGGAAGACAACGAGATCGTCACGAGTACCGACGAGAGTTACGGCGTAGTGTACCTCCCGAGCGGGCGGGCGCGCCAGCACTGGGACACCATCGAGGAGATCGCCTCACAGGTAGAATAA
- a CDS encoding ribosome assembly factor SBDS: MISLDEAVTARLESHGERFEVLVDPDAALAIKRGEFDGELEDVIAAEDVFENASRGDRPPENALEEVFDTTDPLEIIPEVIERGEIQITAEQRKEMQEQKRRQLIQRITRNAVNPQMDDAPHPPERIESALEEAGFRVDPMEPVENQVDEALDALRPVIPIRFDEVTIAVQLPPDYAGSGQARIREFGELQREEWQNDGSWVGVIQFPAGLQNDFYDLVNEVSSGSAETRMIQDEDDISRR; the protein is encoded by the coding sequence ATGATATCCCTTGACGAAGCAGTCACGGCTCGCCTGGAGAGTCACGGCGAGCGCTTCGAAGTGTTAGTCGATCCGGACGCTGCCCTGGCGATCAAGCGTGGGGAGTTCGACGGCGAGCTCGAGGACGTCATCGCCGCCGAGGACGTCTTCGAGAACGCCTCCCGAGGGGACCGCCCACCCGAGAACGCGCTGGAGGAGGTGTTCGACACGACCGATCCGCTGGAGATCATCCCGGAGGTGATCGAGCGCGGGGAGATCCAAATCACGGCCGAACAGCGCAAGGAGATGCAAGAACAGAAACGCAGGCAGTTGATCCAGCGGATCACGCGCAACGCGGTCAACCCGCAGATGGACGATGCGCCCCATCCGCCCGAACGCATCGAGTCCGCCCTGGAGGAGGCCGGCTTCCGAGTCGACCCGATGGAGCCAGTCGAAAATCAGGTCGATGAGGCGCTGGACGCGCTCCGGCCGGTGATCCCGATCCGGTTCGACGAGGTGACCATCGCCGTCCAGTTGCCGCCGGATTATGCGGGCAGTGGGCAGGCCAGGATCCGCGAGTTCGGCGAACTTCAGCGCGAGGAGTGGCAGAACGACGGCTCATGGGTCGGGGTCATCCAGTTCCCGGCCGGTCTGCAGAACGACTTCTACGACCTCGTCAACGAAGTCTCCAGTGGGAGCGCCGAAACGCGGATGATACAGGACGAGGACGACATCAGCCGGCGGTAG
- a CDS encoding adaptin protein has product MSTTPGQLILAFDRDQTVDVNPPANKEAVPLSWIEHWDAETNHEVWAIGNQELKSEAGIPGVREAVLELENEWYREFTETDDDDSVDGWPRRARRVEMLAELFPDADGYVVVDDKDLSYVDGWSHYFPWEFVDAVRTGELTLDVPE; this is encoded by the coding sequence ATGTCAACTACACCTGGACAACTGATACTGGCGTTCGATCGTGATCAGACAGTCGATGTGAACCCGCCCGCGAACAAAGAGGCGGTGCCGCTCTCCTGGATCGAACACTGGGACGCCGAGACGAACCACGAGGTCTGGGCGATCGGCAACCAGGAGCTGAAATCGGAGGCCGGGATCCCTGGCGTTCGCGAGGCCGTCCTGGAACTAGAAAACGAGTGGTATCGGGAGTTTACCGAAACTGACGACGACGACAGCGTCGACGGCTGGCCCCGCCGTGCCCGCCGCGTCGAGATGCTCGCGGAGCTGTTCCCGGATGCGGACGGCTACGTCGTCGTCGACGACAAGGACCTCTCGTATGTCGACGGCTGGTCGCATTACTTCCCCTGGGAGTTCGTCGACGCGGTCCGTACCGGGGAACTCACTCTCGACGTACCGGAGTAG
- a CDS encoding FUN14 domain-containing protein, with product MVELDMTQLGLEVGGSGALGLFIGFAAKKIAKVIAVIVGAELVLFKYLESRGIISVDWNRLTAGLTKAGETGTRQAQSWVETFISTAGVGAGFVGGFAVGFKKA from the coding sequence ATGGTAGAGCTCGATATGACCCAACTCGGGTTAGAAGTCGGCGGTAGCGGCGCGCTCGGGCTGTTCATCGGGTTCGCTGCGAAGAAAATCGCGAAGGTGATCGCGGTCATCGTCGGTGCCGAACTCGTGCTGTTCAAGTATCTCGAATCGCGGGGGATCATCTCCGTCGACTGGAACCGGCTGACGGCCGGGTTGACGAAAGCCGGCGAAACCGGCACGAGGCAGGCCCAGAGCTGGGTCGAGACGTTCATCTCCACTGCCGGCGTCGGTGCCGGCTTCGTCGGCGGGTTCGCCGTCGGATTCAAAAAAGCGTAA
- a CDS encoding 2'-5' RNA ligase family protein, with protein sequence MYSLNVPPPSTVTRLAGELARELPRARTRQRGQHTLVGKRLGDGDGARLATQVHTELTGVEPFDLRVTGIDLFETAPTGSAPVVYLSVESPALRALHERLCTVFDPVAGIEGDDYTPHVTIARGGELAAARRLTDREIEPVRWTADRLSVWDSHRNVPVREFSLPV encoded by the coding sequence GTGTACAGCCTGAACGTCCCGCCGCCGTCGACGGTGACACGACTGGCCGGCGAACTCGCGCGGGAGCTCCCGCGCGCCCGTACTCGCCAGCGCGGCCAACACACGCTCGTCGGCAAGCGACTCGGCGATGGAGACGGCGCTCGGCTCGCTACGCAGGTGCACACGGAACTGACGGGCGTCGAGCCGTTCGACCTCCGAGTGACCGGTATCGATCTGTTCGAGACGGCGCCGACCGGTTCTGCCCCGGTCGTGTATCTCTCCGTGGAGAGCCCCGCACTCCGGGCGTTACACGAGCGGCTGTGTACGGTGTTCGATCCGGTTGCGGGGATCGAAGGTGACGACTACACGCCACACGTGACGATCGCACGCGGTGGCGAGTTGGCCGCGGCGCGTCGGCTTACCGACCGGGAGATCGAACCGGTCCGCTGGACGGCCGATCGGCTGTCCGTCTGGGACAGCCACCGGAACGTGCCGGTCCGGGAGTTTTCGCTTCCCGTGTGA
- a CDS encoding DUF7554 family protein: MDAEDLLKIVLVLVVVLVLLEIVGEILGILGWLLGPFRPLLGLVIVVLIVLWLFDRL, encoded by the coding sequence ATGGACGCGGAAGACCTCCTGAAGATCGTTCTCGTACTGGTCGTCGTGTTGGTCCTCCTGGAGATCGTTGGCGAAATCCTCGGGATCCTCGGTTGGTTACTCGGACCGTTTCGGCCGCTGCTGGGTCTGGTGATCGTCGTGTTGATCGTGCTGTGGCTGTTCGACCGCCTGTAG
- the uppS gene encoding polyprenyl diphosphate synthase → MRSLLRGPATRLYETLLEWELSGTPDHIAVIQDGNRRYARKQGAETTDGHREGAETTEAVLDWCAQLDIEELTLYAFSTENFNRPPEEREALFDLLEEKLREFADADRVHESGVRIRAIGEIDRLPERVQDAVAYADRRTRSYDQFHLNVALAYGGRAELLGAASDIARDVRDGEIDPAAVDVETIENRLYDGPTRDVDLIIRTGGDERTSNFLPWHANGNEAAVYFCAPYWPEFRKVDLLRAIRTYESRAQSWRKTRVQRALALVRAIESERGDGGRILRRLRDRLPREQADALCEQADIERPAD, encoded by the coding sequence GTGCGATCGTTGCTTCGAGGACCTGCAACACGCCTCTACGAGACGCTGCTGGAGTGGGAACTGTCGGGAACGCCGGACCACATCGCCGTCATCCAGGATGGGAACCGACGCTACGCCCGCAAGCAGGGGGCCGAGACGACCGACGGACACCGCGAGGGCGCCGAGACGACGGAGGCGGTGCTCGACTGGTGTGCCCAGTTGGATATCGAGGAACTGACGCTGTATGCCTTTTCGACGGAGAACTTCAACCGGCCGCCGGAGGAGCGCGAGGCGCTCTTTGACCTGCTCGAGGAGAAACTCCGCGAGTTCGCCGATGCCGATCGGGTTCACGAGTCCGGGGTCCGAATCCGGGCGATCGGCGAGATCGATCGCCTGCCCGAGCGCGTCCAGGACGCCGTTGCGTACGCCGACAGACGCACGCGTTCGTACGATCAGTTCCACCTCAACGTGGCGCTGGCGTACGGCGGACGGGCGGAACTGCTGGGCGCAGCCAGCGACATCGCCCGGGACGTTCGCGACGGCGAGATCGATCCCGCGGCCGTCGACGTCGAGACGATCGAGAACCGACTCTACGACGGGCCGACCCGGGACGTCGATCTCATCATTCGGACGGGCGGTGACGAACGGACCTCAAATTTCCTGCCGTGGCACGCCAACGGCAACGAGGCGGCCGTCTACTTCTGTGCGCCGTACTGGCCGGAGTTCCGGAAGGTCGACCTGCTGCGTGCGATCCGGACCTACGAGTCCAGGGCACAGTCCTGGCGCAAAACCAGGGTACAGCGCGCGCTCGCGCTGGTTCGCGCGATCGAATCAGAGCGCGGCGACGGCGGCCGAATCCTGCGGCGGCTCCGCGATCGGCTCCCGCGCGAACAGGCCGATGCGCTGTGTGAACAGGCGGACATCGAACGACCCGCGGACTGA
- a CDS encoding DUF5778 family protein: MPEEIIDEELYQQAEELLEPGEIELNGLIVHTDLGRDKEAELNQTTIEIGDIVAEHAAPDEETFVYSGTDDPEFGLNQHQGLTLEDEEFVWECQQLLRDGTFRIVFYYEADTDQDAVLEAVSEAGYTVVGVEGPHSE; encoded by the coding sequence ATGCCCGAGGAGATCATCGACGAGGAACTGTACCAGCAGGCCGAAGAACTGCTCGAGCCGGGCGAGATCGAGCTCAACGGCCTGATCGTACACACGGATCTCGGTCGCGACAAAGAGGCCGAACTGAACCAGACGACCATCGAGATCGGCGACATCGTCGCGGAACACGCTGCGCCCGACGAGGAGACGTTCGTCTATTCGGGCACGGACGACCCCGAGTTCGGACTCAACCAGCATCAGGGACTGACGCTCGAAGACGAGGAATTCGTCTGGGAGTGCCAGCAACTCCTCCGGGACGGAACGTTCCGCATCGTCTTCTATTACGAAGCCGACACCGACCAGGACGCGGTCCTGGAGGCCGTCTCCGAAGCCGGGTACACAGTCGTCGGTGTCGAGGGGCCACACTCTGAGTGA
- the hemA gene encoding glutamyl-tRNA reductase, producing the protein MTTSTGVITGVSVSHRQADVGEIESAAASSQRAAVERLLDHAAVTEAFAIQTCNRVEAYVVTDDAGAGRAVLESYAADIPDSVLEWLDHEASLRHMMRVASGLESLVIGEDQIIGQVRDAYEDARSIGAVGPVLESAITKAIHVGERARSETAINDGVVSVGSAAVELAATEHDLTDATATVVGAGEMSTLAAKALDARTDADRLLVVNRTVERAERVLDAVEMDGQPLGMDALERAVSAADVVVSATGKPDPVIDPSLVAATGETVVFDLAQPQDVPESVGELANVTRYDLDALESVTEETRAKRREAALAVEEVINEAFEELLTQYKRKRADEVISAMYEGAERRKTAELEQAFAKLDLDEEEREVVESMADSIVNQLLAPPTNGLRDAAEADDWSTINTALQLFDPSFTDEETDGLAAIAEHASGGSEGMPPAIRDRLDDRT; encoded by the coding sequence GTGACAACGTCGACAGGCGTCATTACCGGTGTGAGCGTATCTCATCGGCAGGCCGACGTGGGCGAGATCGAGTCGGCAGCGGCGAGCAGTCAGCGCGCCGCGGTCGAGCGTCTCCTCGACCATGCGGCCGTCACGGAGGCGTTTGCCATCCAGACGTGCAACCGGGTCGAAGCCTACGTGGTCACCGACGACGCCGGGGCCGGACGGGCCGTCCTCGAATCGTACGCGGCCGACATCCCCGACTCGGTCCTCGAGTGGCTGGACCACGAGGCGAGTCTCCGTCACATGATGCGCGTGGCGAGCGGTCTGGAGTCGCTGGTCATCGGAGAAGACCAGATCATCGGCCAGGTCAGAGACGCCTACGAGGACGCCCGGAGTATCGGGGCCGTCGGGCCGGTGCTGGAAAGTGCGATCACCAAGGCGATCCACGTCGGCGAGCGCGCCCGCTCGGAGACGGCGATAAACGACGGAGTCGTCTCGGTCGGGAGTGCCGCCGTCGAGTTGGCCGCCACCGAGCACGACCTGACGGATGCGACGGCGACCGTGGTCGGGGCCGGCGAGATGTCGACGCTCGCGGCGAAAGCACTGGACGCCCGGACGGACGCCGATCGGTTGCTCGTGGTGAACCGGACGGTCGAACGGGCCGAACGCGTCCTCGATGCGGTCGAAATGGACGGACAGCCCCTCGGCATGGACGCGCTGGAGCGGGCAGTGTCGGCCGCCGACGTCGTCGTTTCGGCGACCGGTAAGCCTGACCCCGTCATCGATCCCTCGCTGGTAGCCGCGACCGGCGAGACCGTGGTCTTCGATCTCGCCCAGCCACAGGACGTGCCGGAGTCGGTCGGCGAACTGGCGAACGTGACGCGATACGATCTCGACGCACTCGAATCGGTGACGGAAGAGACGCGCGCCAAGCGTCGGGAAGCCGCACTGGCGGTCGAGGAGGTGATCAACGAGGCGTTCGAGGAGTTGCTCACCCAGTACAAGCGAAAGCGAGCCGACGAGGTCATCTCCGCGATGTACGAGGGTGCGGAACGTCGGAAGACGGCCGAGCTAGAGCAGGCGTTTGCAAAGCTCGATCTCGACGAGGAGGAACGCGAGGTCGTTGAATCGATGGCCGACTCGATCGTCAACCAGTTGCTCGCGCCGCCGACGAACGGGCTTCGGGACGCGGCCGAGGCCGACGACTGGTCGACGATCAACACGGCCCTGCAGCTGTTCGATCCGTCGTTTACCGACGAGGAGACGGACGGACTCGCGGCGATCGCCGAACACGCATCCGGAGGGAGCGAGGGGATGCCGCCGGCGATCCGAGATCGGCTCGACGACAGGACGTGA
- a CDS encoding DUF502 domain-containing protein, producing MNWKRRIRSSFVTGTILVAPLVVTLVALRFALGWLTGFVEPVVSAGNLAQFTGDIEFLARLLAVVVMIVSVGLVGLFAQWSVTSRFFGGFGRLVGFIPMVRVIYTGVQGVANSLVESTDRYKSVVLVEYPRDDVYSLGFITAESPESVTTEIGEAYNVYIPNSPNPTNGHLALVPESEVHEIDMSVRRGVRLMVTTGIAETKDELEQFDADISGAVEAATESDD from the coding sequence GTGAACTGGAAGCGCCGAATCCGGAGCAGCTTCGTCACTGGGACGATACTGGTCGCGCCGCTCGTCGTCACGCTCGTCGCGTTACGGTTCGCACTCGGCTGGCTGACCGGCTTCGTCGAGCCGGTCGTCTCCGCGGGGAACCTCGCGCAGTTCACCGGCGACATCGAGTTTCTCGCACGGTTGCTGGCAGTCGTGGTCATGATCGTGTCCGTAGGCTTGGTCGGACTGTTCGCTCAGTGGAGCGTGACCAGCCGGTTCTTCGGGGGGTTCGGTCGACTCGTTGGCTTCATTCCGATGGTCCGCGTGATCTATACGGGCGTGCAGGGGGTCGCGAACTCGCTCGTCGAGTCGACCGACCGCTACAAGAGCGTCGTACTCGTAGAATACCCACGGGACGACGTCTATTCGCTCGGGTTCATCACCGCCGAAAGCCCGGAGAGCGTCACGACGGAGATCGGCGAGGCGTACAACGTCTACATCCCGAACAGCCCGAATCCGACCAACGGCCATCTCGCGCTCGTTCCGGAGTCGGAAGTCCACGAAATCGATATGTCGGTCCGGCGTGGCGTCCGATTGATGGTTACGACCGGGATCGCGGAGACGAAAGACGAACTCGAACAGTTCGACGCCGACATCAGCGGGGCCGTCGAGGCTGCGACCGAGTCGGACGACTAG
- a CDS encoding GNAT family N-acetyltransferase: MNVRPATPADRPAIRDIARRSLQTSYSLSPQAITGAIEEWYTEDNLCERLNDEDSLLLVAERDDQVVGFSESTLEDAAVFERSDTQQTAMLLWLHVDPSYRGERIGTELFEATRDRLHERGASAIQGRVLAENSEGNGFFERQGFQRIGRRDVEIASRTHVENIYIEEPSGLTACETPDGETVYADRDDAERGSLGPFYPVYADRDRGERYGYYCGSCEQLANAMDAMGRIECDNCGNSRKPTRWDAAYL; this comes from the coding sequence ATGAACGTCCGTCCTGCCACGCCTGCGGACCGGCCGGCGATCCGGGACATCGCCCGGCGGTCGCTGCAGACGTCCTACTCGCTGAGCCCGCAAGCCATCACCGGCGCGATTGAGGAGTGGTACACCGAAGACAACCTGTGTGAACGACTGAACGACGAGGACAGCCTCCTGCTGGTCGCGGAGCGCGACGACCAGGTCGTCGGATTCTCCGAGAGCACACTCGAGGACGCGGCCGTCTTCGAGCGGTCTGACACCCAGCAAACGGCGATGTTGCTGTGGTTGCACGTCGATCCGTCGTACCGTGGCGAACGCATCGGCACCGAACTGTTCGAGGCGACGCGGGATCGCCTCCACGAACGCGGAGCAAGCGCGATTCAGGGCCGGGTGCTCGCGGAGAACAGCGAGGGCAACGGCTTCTTCGAACGCCAGGGATTCCAGCGGATCGGCCGCCGTGACGTCGAGATCGCCAGCCGCACCCACGTCGAGAACATCTACATCGAGGAGCCGTCCGGACTCACTGCCTGTGAGACGCCGGACGGTGAGACGGTGTACGCCGATCGGGACGACGCCGAACGGGGCTCGCTGGGGCCGTTCTACCCTGTGTATGCCGATCGGGACCGCGGTGAACGGTACGGCTACTACTGTGGCAGTTGCGAACAACTCGCCAACGCGATGGACGCGATGGGTCGAATCGAATGTGACAACTGCGGCAACAGCCGCAAACCGACCCGCTGGGACGCGGCGTATCTATAG
- a CDS encoding HD domain-containing protein, which translates to MGVEIKESPVTDAEFEAMQEFVRDYLRASVETEDEGGRMRWYPWHSAKYRFNHILNVVDLAEEIARKEGANADVTRVAALFHDVAKLEAEQDRHAEVGAKIAQEYLTTHGDYPPSFVEQVVDAVRDHSYQGELTDLALETQCLIEADILDKVGANGATLLLLRMGYESRTHMDAAEMVGRVLERGRDAKERIRSDTAESVAHRRIKRVKWLKEWLEAEVADMDADDPFDPDNDDQTEQ; encoded by the coding sequence GTGGGTGTCGAGATTAAGGAGTCGCCGGTAACGGACGCCGAATTCGAGGCGATGCAGGAGTTCGTGCGCGACTACCTCAGGGCCAGCGTCGAGACCGAGGACGAGGGGGGCCGCATGCGGTGGTACCCCTGGCACTCGGCGAAGTACCGGTTCAACCACATCCTGAACGTCGTCGACCTCGCCGAGGAGATCGCTCGAAAGGAGGGCGCCAACGCCGACGTGACTCGAGTCGCGGCGCTGTTTCACGACGTCGCAAAGCTCGAAGCCGAGCAGGACCGCCACGCCGAGGTCGGTGCGAAGATCGCACAGGAGTACCTGACCACGCATGGGGACTATCCGCCGTCGTTCGTCGAGCAGGTCGTCGACGCGGTACGGGACCACTCCTATCAGGGCGAGCTAACGGATCTCGCGCTGGAGACGCAGTGTCTCATCGAGGCGGACATCCTCGACAAGGTCGGTGCCAACGGCGCGACGCTCTTGCTGTTGCGGATGGGCTATGAGTCCCGGACACACATGGACGCCGCCGAGATGGTCGGGCGCGTCCTCGAACGCGGACGGGACGCCAAAGAGCGCATCCGCAGCGACACCGCCGAAAGCGTCGCCCACCGCCGCATCAAGCGGGTGAAGTGGCTCAAGGAGTGGCTCGAAGCCGAGGTCGCGGATATGGACGCGGACGACCCATTCGATCCCGACAACGACGACCAAACAGAGCAGTAG
- a CDS encoding LysE family translocator: MSFFEVLATAGAGAVFGLALAAPPGPMNAVIAEESVVRGWRAGFTAGLGAMIADACFLALSLLGAVTVVQRSPTVQGLMVGIGGLLLWYFAYDAVRDLSVTFQGEDSETTGHGFLKAFTLAITNPYQIVFWLTVGVGLLDPGRIDVLATALSSESPLAGVLIVRTGTPLLIAGLFAGIVLWIVAFPAALVAGRERVDRFAPAVATLSAVAFAGFGALFVIDAVRTLL; the protein is encoded by the coding sequence ATGAGTTTCTTCGAGGTGCTCGCGACCGCGGGTGCAGGTGCCGTCTTCGGGCTCGCGCTGGCCGCACCGCCGGGACCGATGAACGCCGTCATTGCCGAAGAGAGCGTCGTCAGGGGCTGGCGTGCGGGCTTTACCGCGGGGCTCGGGGCGATGATCGCCGACGCGTGCTTTCTCGCGCTGTCGCTGCTCGGTGCCGTCACGGTCGTCCAGCGCTCTCCCACGGTCCAGGGACTCATGGTCGGTATCGGTGGGCTTCTCTTGTGGTATTTCGCCTACGATGCCGTCCGGGATCTCTCCGTGACGTTTCAGGGCGAGGATTCGGAGACGACCGGACACGGGTTCCTGAAGGCGTTCACGCTCGCGATCACCAACCCCTATCAGATCGTCTTCTGGCTCACTGTCGGCGTCGGATTGCTCGATCCGGGACGGATCGACGTGCTGGCGACGGCGCTGTCCTCGGAGTCGCCGCTGGCCGGTGTGTTGATCGTTAGGACCGGGACGCCGCTTTTGATCGCCGGGCTGTTCGCCGGGATCGTCCTCTGGATCGTCGCGTTCCCGGCGGCGCTGGTCGCCGGCCGCGAGCGTGTCGATCGCTTCGCTCCGGCGGTCGCGACGCTGAGTGCGGTCGCATTCGCCGGGTTCGGCGCGCTGTTCGTCATCGACGCGGTACGTACCCTCCTCTGA